A region of Planococcus sp. MSAK28401 DNA encodes the following proteins:
- a CDS encoding Yip1 family protein has translation MVREERIKNERGLNPFTDIWLRTRETVRFVIERKSFKFIILLIVLTGFASGLIGMMNERSSDMAPWAAILQALVTGPIGSAFGYFLGAAILVLVGRLFKGTATYQEMFKALVTAQIPQIWLLPLLIIWVLASPETFLADRTNVEGDPIVVIMSIVMAVVSIWTFIIVCKAVGEAHRVSSWKGFFIVVLPGIIITIVVLIIVFVLFASFFREFS, from the coding sequence ATGGTAAGAGAAGAGCGAATCAAAAATGAACGCGGATTGAATCCATTCACCGATATCTGGCTGCGCACACGTGAAACCGTCCGTTTCGTCATTGAACGGAAATCATTTAAGTTCATTATACTGCTCATCGTCCTGACAGGCTTTGCTTCCGGTTTGATCGGGATGATGAATGAACGCAGCTCCGATATGGCGCCGTGGGCAGCGATTCTACAAGCATTGGTGACCGGGCCGATCGGCAGCGCTTTCGGCTATTTCCTGGGTGCTGCGATCCTGGTGCTTGTCGGACGGTTGTTTAAAGGAACGGCGACGTATCAGGAAATGTTCAAAGCATTGGTCACTGCCCAAATCCCGCAAATTTGGCTGCTGCCATTGCTGATCATCTGGGTGCTTGCATCACCCGAAACGTTCCTGGCTGATCGGACGAATGTGGAAGGAGACCCGATTGTCGTCATCATGTCCATCGTCATGGCAGTCGTCTCCATCTGGACATTCATTATTGTCTGCAAGGCGGTAGGCGAAGCGCACCGAGTGTCGTCCTGGAAAGGCTTTTTCATCGTCGTGCTGCCAGGGATTATCATCACGATCGTTGTTTTGATTATCGTTTTCGTGCTGTTCGCTTCATTCTTCAGGGAGTTTTCC
- a CDS encoding YdeI/OmpD-associated family protein produces the protein MEIENLLSVSSRQELREWLGKNSSSVKFCWVLIGTKERREGMPYLDAVEEALCFGWIDGITKKTADNRLAQRLSPRQKKSNWTELNKERVRRLEKLGWMTEQGRSVLPDMRPESFAIDEEVEARLKQDPQVYENFLNFPELYRRIRIDNIQSYKTIDREIFDKRLEKFIENTRDNNMYGQWHDNGRLLDD, from the coding sequence ATGGAGATAGAGAATTTGCTTAGCGTAAGCTCCAGGCAAGAATTGAGGGAATGGCTGGGAAAAAATTCATCCTCCGTGAAGTTTTGCTGGGTGCTGATCGGGACCAAAGAACGGCGGGAAGGAATGCCTTATTTGGATGCCGTGGAAGAAGCCTTATGCTTTGGCTGGATTGACGGCATCACGAAAAAAACAGCCGATAATCGTTTGGCCCAAAGGCTTTCTCCGCGCCAGAAAAAAAGCAATTGGACCGAATTGAACAAAGAGCGCGTGAGAAGGCTGGAGAAACTGGGCTGGATGACCGAGCAAGGGCGCAGCGTCCTTCCTGATATGCGGCCGGAGTCATTTGCGATCGACGAAGAAGTCGAAGCACGCTTGAAACAAGACCCGCAAGTCTATGAAAACTTCTTGAACTTCCCTGAGCTGTACCGCCGGATCCGGATCGACAATATACAAAGTTATAAAACCATTGACCGCGAAATATTCGATAAACGGCTGGAAAAATTCATTGAGAATACACGCGACAATAATATGTACGGGCAGTGGCATGACAATGGCCGATTATTGGATGACTGA